Proteins encoded in a region of the Leishmania panamensis strain MHOM/PA/94/PSC-1 chromosome 7 sequence genome:
- a CDS encoding hypothetical protein (TriTrypDB/GeneDB-style sysID: LpmP.07.0800), translating to MGDRSCAANGVVGGASFFRNWSTSAALLDEVLDTPFFHLLPKSTENTAGTVLSSAAAVVTAGAASDGHSGVPSLDSSPLKVTFASSSTLGSAATAASTSVLARKSSNRAGLLTTGVQRQTEPTMATATAAAAHGPVLPSVTLPTSDATLPSILLIALADMEALQQSFCAHARATPVKDHLAEFKRLVATSMRSELAHGHEGPLMEDLAAEAHPDAAAAGGVNADHDAVAGKGAKATSDVVQGDDSALDSTPIASSMQTHDAAVRAALRAAHGFLYGNETVPIGVPTVHLQRARREWVARYSALHVQPRLQRTQRRRYETWEQRHPQPQGFAGRGTAGGAGQHGAPDSQSTMTAMSLCAALQPTYWRAIAMRRPGTVSATPITPATARLATAGTLPTEVGGATGSHAFILPPTGQPWSSSTAYSASLLHSPSPVKPAAVPMLYTAVWDADLYDDLCLAVSVEQCDMMDRQATSRTTVEAMELDGPVPKGFSEVAGYTSSASLMELSAPPLLLGHAGDLTQLQLTLPIFVYVVSRYLFVAHYAAYFPTGLFSRALIDPFYFPDPAQCSPEYALRMAPTLRQEAQRVYADYAAQLADAHRCFPDRTRSIEVPLSPKDMFHLWELLCPPQRQDIAGRWNPVPWGSLTPEEEEVLLEEEFKSTPDTDQRAGDKGVSGGESLLSYPYARAARQAYRWRLQQLAQHPSLLSEVHRLLSQCEDVALGFFTVFDVEQKGCITWEAFTNALIEEADVQNHQRKVRERAVHLTRTSASIFDRYVVEPLAPALARLGYTGNVFEVRHSVSLVMLEGPTDYAVCDGARLGSINQRFLVRPMEVLCKDLEGEPHDAFGRLIRGLGGDEGASGRQDAPSTADAGGYDAALQQRPWRINQRPQQVYIRYEDGRQLPESTALNVLQQLSPSSTTGSGTAACEGDADDKEDKFTSVRAHQPAKLVSLEGVLAVEDVSPCVPWPVYVARGSDMLLRLYGTSRAVQALPEAGVLRCMETVSSMEWAAGGRRERHSSMSHTGTSSGSAAARSAGVDGDGNGERMNRGCRSGSAALCGSRTPPLAGALPSRQKQAPRDRFFVQRQEYLLLGTRKGTVLIVDLYALLNRIPRLATLAGSHSGGTVGGGSGRAAGNSADGVGGNGGVASTMGAISSVVPAISERIGSSESAWTGYRAIAHRTFYSDIGTFVVHTRQLHTPGTLVSSIVAVASNGLVVSSGLDGDVFTMRLTYSSASSTTTKTLRTPRGGAAGVGTTITDTDRPLVRIEVLHRMHVCDTGVRCALPIPFRSLLAVQTAASKVYLYHSSVLPTAPALVDGGRGNASSIQMPSAAFSAPRVAPEGAAITTGSGVATVSAASSATPPRLELYDAAAPHLGSIVTMMVVKELDQLITMDSNAYVKVWSLRQTQPLTSFYAWAPLSILKSSNGAGDAGRLAGWASTQGSTAAHHGGVSGAGTSAYGALTASPALLRTTKNSIEAAVEAAVYRLQPCRSAAYNYAGRQLFVMGSHNAAYCFFVSGQSISRAHTEPLRALLVDTSMVSRVGGVQRRLISLSSADCRVWSLPTGAMELGIRANSAEYRHLVDHRTTGNTQGKLLSTAKSREQRRLEGRGGRGGRCSGARPRPRYPAEIYIARNSAILEAASSSATTTGEPHRLLLPSVDDVMRAVSARPWSSHRRSYHRPTKWRMAVTAVGLCKETAVAAATTPSQMLTVVKQPHGNAMAFSSSSSAGGGAADRGDGAEDEADGLAASALRHQNLLLSDIRCACLGPGGEWIGYALLHGDIRVHRSDSGRLLHTFITTPPSMEDLVEAAMQYQHLFTSIAAAYALPSSLHGANIGDAATATSSMPTGVSATRGGGGGSASDLPTTVAPPAQSPTARLTLTTYAKAVALVLEQLLASTIGVTCGSAGPAPASAMLGDGDNRLGRNVHQEPLHLLYLDASQELFVTYADGLLRSFTLLGHSNTATRVIVSRTLINRALMQVQRALASHRRQTNTVCPSTTACMGVPRGGSTALAASLSAAPLQRLLITGALSCVDLSDAGVSRGQCSSVAVGGNSNSLSKVTSSEGAGGGATGRLTNADAAEAMPAAPPPNTVRAMMASLSTHQIEPDVVLLATASPPLGLVCLVHASGLVTVLDIQSRSEKGGVVRMRVALDNAGDVNGEGCGGCAEQQSGSGRERARAGVVVHSFTTADEVTAATFLGAYPCLVLADRQHQLSFHLMKGSSLLALLGEFAEKLEEDGMACAAGLRERSKGEASRSATARRPLMDVRNTTGYGAAASSPRLPPPSGHVERDVERGHNSTAASSTLVWTFSVDETCASQRALGYVTALAFDALYATVYVGTSQGYVLSYLVRRFLMAFQLTPVFLRGVDGVAALTYAAELQRSFMTARSGGSLCNTISSSFLQNYLRVIFDVPAAVAAQVKEDRLCSPQRRYVGLNGNPSSATTTPNQSPKDLGGLVGVYKSRRDLFQTSWRDATDKRRSGGSNYTCAAAPSQAIPICTSGEALIAAAVLHDAVTRMMTVVSVCATTSPGTSSGTSATPDETQPWWCTPVGRTVQEYVTRKCGGDATRSDVSEYSGAANASPADSGELELDAEGVQLLRGWVAAVLTEQRCHLQHHVSNAEVVPEARRQRPRQSPFSSGLSAAQGGVSRTSSKISLSSSGCTAVPSMSTPADGCDVSARDERGADPDQGTGAAEAVEGGAATAQELAEALVQEVQEELLFGEEAPATMSAAHVSAVAGSALTTPGTPPPHPITDAWIECLFTRHVMCTTSRSPLCFLTPPAMLERARRERQDRRGRVAAAAAAAAAALGNAVGSALSIPEWDAYVEGALPDYLADILTHPSQVLTEVERQALQQRSIMTLQCRRNGYLCIGHADGSVTLWTPYACARLESLCPRSSLAATLDRLAASVKAQLHHLHERILQERQRLAFEGNLHNARHTEEEGAARVKHRIRAMLLEHHLAQLQLEMTEKEGEEERRMNMLAKRGQDTEPHPVLSTPGRSTFRLHNLTAPHAQRHTGRAEAAATVQEAKRSGTSSQPFMCGSMEAELLSMRPLLCMLLGISSPAELRARQLSLEDLFFLPFQTRSLASLEAFNPRCYDVAVAVAMRRLRRELIEEVEESAAGEPAGVSQTLPDALTTAVTQAASTISPAVTSPAFHVSLSGSPRGVSGLVALRRGSSSPLHRKPLESVYDYRLSSLVKAWRDGADQSQSGRPSGMSGAAAFPGVLRLLLHRAMEGAPYLSNGAVAAAPVSSIATEATHGAAAGAQLPPPTPAAIADGAAPADGEYYEVCHALQAAEVQAESQWEVEELGRAWLRLQTSAAAATVSPTSALWYGECGRHGAGRSPLAQLPFSSAAAVSAAVDRHVRRGLETRIAALSHRAVAAALLRKVQLRSRPASTRVETAPPHLSSSDRAGGAYSVWPSMTSRRGGGLAWVQDVLRQQAWQAFTEPLLTWPQSAPSPARPVKSSLLSGPTGIYGPQSSPTMSAISAPMLCGDESLPPSPASAVLLEGFKGNKTAVFLTEVPGYAADAGTAVAGAAVCSSHAPERGALGTSEDTALTGSAGMTARQCSLSPQLPSVVDLSLPYDVDITLPRRDLCSPVLSPLPSLECMSVGYSEGDRLSSLGVHDAPALTRHRGYPAASAIPEAASLVSRSVSSASSLAMASTLHTATLSSHSVYPTLPARQRLLPPSTLHRAKLARTGSGGGAPHRQRSATTTVAGRKGIASDYTAIAATRPPAAAAAAMTASSRATSAGFGVRCRGVGGGGSRRSRATALQPLTYYSLLGNAGTTK from the coding sequence ATGGGCGACAGAAGCTGTGCCGCCAACGGCGTGGTTGGTGGTGCCTCGTTCTTCCGCAACTggtccaccagcgccgcactgctTGATGAGGTTCTGGACACTCCATTTTTCCATCTACTCCCGAAAAGCACAGAGAACACTGCCGGGACGGTGTTGTCGTCCGCGGCAGCTGTAGTGACAGCGGGAGCAGCATCAGACGGACACTCGGGAGTGCCATCCCTAGACTCATCGCCGTTGAAAGTCACTTTTGCCAGCTCCTCTACTCTGGGGagtgcagcgacagcagcgtcgaccaGCGTCCTCGCCAGGAAGTCATCGAACAGAGCCGGCTTACTCACCACTGGTGTCCAACGGCAGACAGAGCcgacgatggcgacggcgacggcggcggcggcgcacggcCCGGTACTTCCGTCCGTGACTCTGCCGACCAGCGATGCCACACTGCCGTCCATTCTGCTCATTGCCCTCGCAGATATGGAGGCGCTACAGCAGTCTTTCTGCGCTCACGCCCGCGCTACTCCAGTGAAGGATCACCTGGCTGAGTTCAAGCGACTGGTGGCCACCTCGATGCGATCGGAGTTGGCACACGGGCATGAGGGGCCACTCATGGAGGACTTGGCAGCGGAAGCCCACCCggatgccgctgcggctgggGGCGTTAATGCGGACCACGACGCAGTCGCTGGCAAAGGCGCGAAAGCGACCAGTGACGTGGTGCAGGGTGATGACTCGGCACTCGATTCCACCCCCATTGCCAGTTCCATGCAGACGCACGACGCGGCCGTCCGCGCGGCGTTGCGCGCCGCGCACGGGTTTCTTTACGGCAACGAAACAGTTCCAATCGGCGTGCCCACggtgcacctgcagcgcgctCGTCGCGAGTGGGTTGCACGATACAGTGCCCTGCACGTTCAGCCACGCCTGCAGAGGACCCAGCGACGTCGGTACGAGACGtgggagcagcggcatccaCAGCCACAAGGCTTTGCTGGCCGCGGCACTGCCGGTGGTGCCGGTCAGCACGGCGCGCCTGACTCGCAGAGTACGATGACGGCAATGTCTCTGTGCGCAGCCTTGCAACCCACGTATTGGCGGGCTATTGCCATGAGGCGGCCAGGCACGGTGTCCGCCACGCCTATCACACCCGCCACGGCTCGCCTCGCTACCGCAGGTACTCTCCCCACCGAAGTGGGAGGGGCTACTGGCAGTCACGCCTTCATCCTGCCGCCAACAGGTCAACCGTGGTCGTCAAGCACTGCATACTCCGCCTCGTTACTACACTCTCCGTCGCCTGTGAAGCCAGCGGCAGTGCCAATGCTCTATACGGCAGTCTGGGACGCGGACCTCTACGACGACCTTTGCCTGGCCGTGTCGGTAGAGCAGTGCGACATGATGGACCGCCAAGCAACGTCGCGCACCACTGTAGAGGCGATGGAGCTAGACGGTCCGGTGCCGAAGGGGTTTTCGGAGGTAGCGGGCTACACTTCTTCCGCTTCGCTGATGGAGCTctcggcgccaccgctgctgctcggccaCGCTGGCGACCTTACTCAACTGCAGCTCACCCTCCCCATCTTTGTGTATGTTGTCAGCCGCTACTTGTTCGTTGCACACTATGCCGCGTACTTTCCGACAGGCCTGTTCAGCCGCGCCCTTATCGATCCCTTTTATTTCCCAGATCCTGCTCAATGCTCGCCAGAATACGCGCTGCGTATGGCGCCGACCTTGCGACAAGAGGCACAGCGTGTGTATGCCGACTATGccgcgcagctggcggatgcgcaccgctgcttccctGATCGCACGCGCTCGATAGAGGTGCCGCTGTCACCGAAAGACATGTTTCACCTGTGGGAGCTGCTGTGCCCGCCCCAGCGGCAAGATATCGCAGGGCGGTGGAACCCTGTTCCGTGGGGCTCGCTGACGcccgaggaggaagaggtgcttCTTGAAGAGGAATTTAAGAGTACCCCGGACACGGATCAGCGAGCCGGTGACAAGGGTGTCTCTGGCGGGGAATCCCTGCTGAGTTACCCATACGCCCGTGCGGCACGGCAAGCCTACCGGTGgcggctccagcagctcgccCAGCACCCGTCTCTTCTGTCTGAGGTtcatcgcctcctctctcagtgCGAGGATGTCGCGTTGGGGTTCTTTACGGTCTTCGATGTGGAGCAGAAGGGTTGCATCACGTGGGAGGCTTTCACCAACGCGCTCATCGAGGAAGCGGACGTGCAGAATCATCAGCGCAAGGTGCGCGAGCGTGCGGTTCATCTGACGCGAACCAGCGCCTCGATCTTCGACCGGTACGTCGTGGAGCCGCTCGCCCCAGCGCTTGCGCGACTTGGGTACACGGGTAACGTCTTTGAGGTACGGCACAGCGTGTCGCTCGTCATGCTGGAGGGACCGACCGACTACGCTGTGTGCGATGGCGCGCGACTGGGTAGCATTAACCAGCGTTTTCTTGTTCGACCAATGGAGGTTTTGTGCAAGGATCTCGAAGGGGAACCGCACGATGCTTTTGGTCGACTCATCCGCGGCCTCGGTGGCGACGAAGGGGCAAGTGGCAGACAAGACGCGCCCTCGACCGCTGATGCTGGCGGCTACgacgcagcactgcagcagcggccgtggCGCATTAATCAGCGGCCTCAGCAGGTGTACATTCGCTACGAGGACGGCCGGCAGCTGCCGGAGTCCACGGCGCTGAACGTGCTGCAACAGCTGAGCCCCTCTTCAACGACGGGGAGCGGCACGGCAGCATGCGAGGGTGATGCTGATGACAAGGAAGACAAGTTCAcaagcgtgcgtgcgcaccaGCCGGCGAAGTTGGTTTCCCTCGAAGGCGTCTTGGCTGTCGAGGACGTCTCGCCGTGTGTGCCATGGCCCGTGTACGTGgcacgcggcagcgacatgctgctgcggttgtaTGGTACAAGCCGGGCCGTCCAAGCGCTGCCGGAGGCAggcgtgctgcggtgcatGGAGACTGTGTCAAGCATGGAGTGGGCTGCCGGCGGCCGTAGAGAGCGACACTCCAGCATGAGCCACACCGGCACCTCAtctggcagcgccgccgctcgaTCAGCTGGCGTGGATGGCGACGGGAACGGCGAGAGGATGAACCGAGGgtgtcgcagcggcagtgccgccCTGTGTGGTAGCCGTACTCCCCCCCTTGCCGGTGCGCTACCGTCGCGGCAGAAACAGGCGCCTCGTGACCGCTTCTtcgtgcagcggcaggagtACCTTCTCCTGGGCACCCGTAAGGGCACCGTCCTCATTGTGGACCTGTACGCCTTGCTGAACCGCATCCCGCGCCTCGCGACGCTCGCCGGCAgtcacagcggcggcactgttggaggtggcagtggcCGCGCAGCCGGAAACAGCGCGGATGGCGTGGGCGGCAATGGAGGAGTGGCGAGCACAATGGGCGCCATTTCCAGCGTCGTGCCGGCCATATCGGAGCGCATTGGCAGCTCCGAGAGCGCGTGGACAGGCTACCGTGCCATCGCCCACCGCACCTTCTACAGCGATATTGGCACCTTCGTCGTTCATACACGACAGCTCCACACGCCCGGCACGCTTGTGTCTTCCATCGTGGCCGTGGCCAGCAACGGCTTGGTGGTCTCCAGCGGGCTCGACGGGGATGTCTTCACCATGAGATTGACTTACTCGTCCGCGTCGAGTACCACTACCAAGACGCTGCGGacgccgcgcggcggcgctgcaggtgttgGGACCACCATAACCGACACGGATCGCCCATTGGTGCGCATTGAGGTGCTACATCGCATGCATGTATGTGACACtggtgtgcgctgcgccctGCCCATTCCGTTTCGTTCCTTGCTCGCTGTGCAGACGGCGGCGAGCAAGGTGTACCTTTACCATAGCTCCGTGCTGCCGACGGCACCAGCACTGGTGGACGGTGGTCGCGGCAACGCCTCCTCCATTCAGATGCCCTCCGCAGCCTTCTCAGCGCCACGGGTGGCGCCGGAAGGCGCGGCGATAACGACTGGGAGCGGGGTTGCCACGGTATCTGCCGCGtcttcagcgacgccgccacggctgGAGTTGTAcgatgccgcagcaccgcatctCGGCAGCATCGTTACCAtgatggtggtgaaggagctTGACCAGCTGATCACCATGGACAGTAACGCTTACGTGAAGGTGTggtcgctgcggcagacCCAGCCGCTCACCTCTTTTTACGCATGGGCGCCGCTCAGTATCCTCAAGAGCAGCAACGGTGCCGGCGACGCGGGGCGGCTGGCCGGTTGGGCGTCCACCCAAGGCAGTACCGCGGCGCACCACGGTGGCGTCAGTGGCGCAGGCACGTCGGCCTATGGCGCTCTTACTGCTTCCCCTGCGCTCCTGCGGACGACGAAGAACAGCATTGAGGCTGCCGTTGAGGCGGCGGTGTATCGCCTGCAGccgtgccgcagcgccgcgtacAACTACGCCGGTCGACAGCTGTTTGTCATGGGCAGCCACAACGCCGCCTACTGTTTTTTCGTGAGTGGCCAGTCAATTTCGCGGGCGCACACGGAGCCGCTGCGGGCGCTGTTGGTGGACACATCAATGGTTTCGCGGGTGGGCGGCGTGCAGCGACGGCTTATCAGCCTGAGCAGCGCAGACTGCCGGGTATGGTCGCTACCGACCGGAGCCATGGAACTCGGCATCCGTGCGAATAGCGCCGAGTACCGCCATCTTGTCGACCACCGGACCACCGGCAACACCCAAGGCAAGTTATTGTCGACTGCCAAGTCtagagagcagcggcgcttgGAAGGGAGGGGCGGTCGAGGTggccgctgcagtggtgcgcGTCCTCGGCCACGGTATCCCGCAGAGATATACATCGCTCGCAACTCCGCCATCCTGGAGGCTGCATCCTCCTCGGCCACAACGACGGGCGAACCGCACCGCCTGCTGTTGCCATCGGTCGACGATGTCATGCGGGCTGTGTCGGCGCGTCCGTGgagcagccaccgccgctcctACCACCGGCCTACCAAGTGGAGAATGGCTGTGACTGCGGTGGGTCTGTGCAAGGAAAccgcggtggccgccgccacgactcCATCTCAGATGCTGACAGTGGTGAAGCAGCCTCACGGCAATGCGATGGCCTttagtagcagcagcagcgctggtggaggtgccGCAGACAgaggtgacggtgctgaGGATGAAGCAGATGGTCTTGCAgcgagcgcgctgcgccatcaGAACTTGCTATTGAGCGACATTCGGTGTGCATGTCTCGGCCCCGGTGGTGAGTGGATCGGCtatgcgctgctgcacggggACATCCGTGTGCATCGCAGCGACTCGGGGCGCTTACTGCACACCTTCATCACCACCCCGCCGTCTATGGAGGACTTGGTTGAGGCAGCAATGCAGTACCAACACCTCTTCActtccatcgctgctgcgtatgcactgccgtcgtcgctgcacGGAGCGAACATTGGGGACGCGGCTACGGCAACGAGTTCCATGCCCACCGGTGTGAGTGCGAcacgtggcggtggcggtggtagtgcCAGTGACTTACCAACTACAGTCGCCCCGCCCGCGCAGTCACCGACGGCGCGGCTCACTTTGACCACCTACGCAAAGGCCGTTGCGTTGGTTCTGGAGCAGCTTCTTGCATCGACGATCGGTGTTACCTGTGGTTCTGCCGGGCCAGCGCCAGCCTCAGCCATGTTAGGAGACGGTGACAATCGGCTGGGACGCAACGTGCATCAGGAGCCGCTACACCTGCTCTACCTCGATGCCTCCCAAGAGTTGTTTGTCACCTACGCGGACGGTCTGCTGCGCTCCTTCACCCTGCTTGGTCACTCCAACACGGCGACGCGCGTGATCGTGTCCCGCACATTGATAAACCGCGCACTGATGCAGGTGCAGCGTGCACTTGCGTCGCATCGCCGCCAAACAAACACCGTCTGCCCCTCTACCACGGCCTGCATGGGTGTGCCACGGGGGGGATCGACAGCTCTGGCTGCAAGCCTCTCGGCGGCTCCGCTGCAGAGGCTACTCATCACCGGGGCCCTTAGCTGCGTAGACCTCAGTGACGCGGGGGTGAGTAGGGGTCAGTGTAGCAGTGTGGCGGTTGGTGGCAACTCCAACTCTTTGTCGAAGGTCACGAGTAGCGaaggagctggcggcggtgcaacGGGGCGACTCACCAATGCGGACGCGGCCGAGGCGatgcctgcagcaccaccgccgaacACGGTGCGCGCCATGATGGCCTCCTTGTCCACACACCAGATCGAACCCgacgtggtgctgctcgccacTGCTAGCCCGCCACTCGGCCTCGTCTGTCTTGTACATGCTAGTGGTCTGGTTACCGTGTTGGACATACAGTCGCGCAGCGAGAAGGGCGGTGTTGTGCGGATGCGCGTGGCGTTGGACAATGCTGGCGACGTGAACGGCGAGGgttgcggcggctgcgcagagcagcagagcggcagcggacgCGAGCGCGCTCGGGCCGGTGTTGTCGTGCACAGCTTCACGACAGCAGACGAGGTAACGGCGGCAACGTTCCTTGGCGCCTACCCTTGTCTCGTGCTGGCGGATCGCCAGCATcagctctctttccatcTCATGAAGGGCTCGAGCTTGTTGGCACTGCTTGGTGAGTTTGCCGAGAAACTCGAGGAGGATGGGATGGCGTGCGCTGCAGGGCTTCGCGAGCGGTCCAAAGGCGAGGCGAGCCGCAGCGCGACGGCGAGACGGCCGCTGATGGATGTGCGCAATACCACCGGCtacggtgcagcagcatcgtcgccgcggctgccgccgcctagTGGCCATGTTGAGAGAGACGTTGAGCGGGGGCACAACTCCACTGCAGCGAGCTCAACGCTGGTGTGGACCTTTTCTGTTGACGAGACGTGCGCttcgcagcgcgcgctgggCTACGTGACGGCGCTCGCTTTCGACGCTCTCTACGCTACCGTGTACGTTGGAACGTCACAGGGGTACGTCTTGTCGTACCTTGTTCGGCGCTTTCTTATGGCGTTTCAGCTGACCCCGGTGTTTCTCcgcggcgtcgacggcgtGGCTGCCTTGACCTACgcagcagagctgcagcgctccttCATGACAGCGCGTTCTGGTGGGTCGCTGTGCAACACCATAAGCAGCAGCTTTCTGCAGAACTACCTGCGCGTCATCTTCGACGTtcccgcggcggtggcagcgcaggtGAAAGAAGATCGTCTTTGCAGTCCGCAGAGGCGATACGTCGGGTTGAATGGCAACCCCTCGTCGGCCACGACAACACCGAACCAATCACCGAAGGACCTCGGCGGCCTCGTTGGCGTGTACAAGAGCCGCCGCGATCTCTTTCAAACTTCATGGCGTGACGCCACTGAcaagcggcgcagtggcggtAGCAACTACActtgcgcggcggcaccgtcgcAAGCCATCCCGATCTGCACCTCCGGCGAGGCGCTTatcgccgcggcggtgttGCACGATGCGGTAACGCGCATGATGACAGTTGTCTCCGTCTGTGCCACCACGTCGCCGGGGACATCCTCAGGCACCTCTGCTACACCAGACGAGACACAGCCATGGTGGTGCACGCCGGTGGGGCGGACGGTGCAGGAGTACGTGACCCGCAAGTGCGGAGGCGACGCAACTCGGAGTGACGTGAGCGAGTACTCTGGCGCTGCTAACGCAAGCCCTGCCGACTCGGGTGAGCTGGAGCTGGATGCAGAGGGagttcagctgctgcgtggaTGGGTGGCCGCAGTGTTGACTGAGCAGCGTTGCCACCTGCAGCATCACGTGAGCAACGCAGAGGTGGTGCCAGAGGCACGACGGCAGAGGCCGCGACAAAGCCCTTTCTCCAGTGGCCTCAGTGCCGCTCAGGGCGGAGTGAGCCGTACCTCCAGCAAAAtcagcctcagcagcagcggatgtACGGCAGTGCCGTCGATGTCGACGCCCGCCGACGGCTGTGACGTCTCTGCTAGGGACGAAAGAGGCGCTGACCCCGACCAGGGgaccggtgctgctgaggctgTCGAAGgaggcgccgccacggcgcaAGAGTTGGCGGAGGCTctcgtgcaggaggtgcaggaggagcttCTTTTCGGCGAAGAGGCCCCCGCGACAATGTCGGCCGCCCACGTCAGCGCTGTCGCAGGGTCTGCGCTCACCACACccggcacgccgccgccgcatcccATCACCGATGCCTGGATCGAGTGTCTCTTCACAAGGCATGTCATGTGCACCACCAGTCGCTCCCCGCTGTGCTTCTTGACGCCGCCTGCGATGCTGGAGCGAGCCCGACGAGAGCGGCAGGATCGACGAGGGCgggtggctgccgctgctgctgctgctgctgctgctttgggAAACGCAGTTGGTAGTGCGCTATCGATCCCGGAGTGGGATGCTTATGTGGAGGGTGCTTTGCCCGACTACCTCGCCGATATTCTGACCCATCCGAGCCAGGTGCTGACTGAGGTTGAGCGGCAGGCGCTTCAGCAACGCTCCATCATGACACTGCAGTGCCGACGTAACGGCTACCTCTGCATCGGTCACGCTGACGGCAGTGTGACGCTGTGGACGCCGTACGCGTGTGCGCGACTGGAGAGTCTGTGCCCGAGATCATCGCTGGCAGCGACGCTGGACCGCCTCGCCGCGTCTGTCAAGGCccagctccaccacctccatgaGCGCATACTGCAGGAGCGACAGCGACTCGCCTTCGAGGGAAATTTGCACAATGCTCggcacacagaggaggaaggggcggcCCGTGTGAAGCACCGCATCCGCgcgatgctgctggagcatCACCTggctcagctgcagctggagatgacagagaaggaaggggaagaggagaggcgcatGAATATGCTAGCTAAGAGGGGCCAGGATACCGAACCACATCCCGTGCTATCGACGCCGGGTAGGAGTACTTTCCGCCTGCACAACCTGACTGCACCGCATGCACAGCGACACACCGGCCGCGCGGAGGCCGCGGCAACAGTGCAGGAAGCCAAGAGGAGCGGCACGTCAAGCCAGCCCTTCATGTGTGGCTcgatggaggcggagctgctctcTATGCGTCCTCTTCTGTGCATGCTGCTCGGTATCTCATCACCGGCGGAGCTGCGAGCCCGGCAGTTAAGCCTAGAGGatctcttctttctccccttccaGACGCGCAGCCTCGCATCACTGGAGGCGTTCAACCCCCGCTGCTAcgacgtggcggtggcggtggcgatgcgcCGGCTGCGGCGGGAGCTCATCGAGGAGGtcgaggagagcgccgccgGGGAACCAGCCGGCGTTTCGCAAACCCTACCAGACGCGCTTACCACCGCTGTGACGCAGGCTGCGTCGACAATATCGCCTGCTGTTACCTCTCCCGCTTTCCATGTCTCGCTGAGCGGTAGCCCTCGCGGCGTCAGCGGGTTGGTGGCCcttcgccgcggcagcagtagTCCCCTGCATCGTAAGCCGCTGGAAAGCGTGTACGACTACCGCCTATCTTCTCTGGTGAAGGCCTGGCGCGATGGCGCCGATCAGTCGCAAAGCGGCAGGCCGTCTGGAATGTCAGGGGCGGCCGCTTTCCCaggggtgctgcgcctgctgctgcatcgggCAATGGAAGGTGCGCCCTACTTGTCGAAcggcgccgtggcggcggctccCGTGAGCTCCATCGCCACCGAGGCTacgcacggcgctgccgctggtgcccAGCTACCACCACCTACACCTGCTGCCATagctgacggcgctgcgccggcagATGGGGAGTACTACGAAGTGTGTCATGCTctgcaggcggcggaggtACAAGCAGAGTCGCAGTGGGAGGTCGAGGAGCTGGGGCGGGCGTGGCTGCGACTGCAGacctctgcagcagcagctacagTGTCGCCCACATCCGCGCTCTGGTATGGCGAGTGTGGCCGTCACGGTGCAGGCAGGAGCCCTCTTGCCCAGTTACCGTttagcagcgctgcggccgtGTCCGCCGCAGTTGACCGCCATGTGAGGCGCGGTCTTGAGACGCGCATAGCGGCACTGTCGCATCGCGCTGTTGCGGCAGCTCTCTTACGGAaagtgcagctgcgctctCGGCCCGCCTCTACGAGGGTGGagacagcgccgcctcaTCTAAGTTCAAGTGACAGAGCCGGCGGCGCTTATTCGGTCTGGCCATCGATGACCTCCaggcgtggtggtgggttAGCGTGGGTGCAGGACGTCCTCCGCCAGCAGGCGTGGCAAGCCTTTACGGAGCCGCTGCTCACATGGCCTCAGTCCGCACCGTCCCCGGCAAGGCCTGTTAagtcctctctcctctctggGCCGACAGGGATCTACGGGCCGCAAAGCAGCCCGACCATGTCGGCCATTTCAGCACCGATGCTCTGTGGCGACGAGTCGTTgccgccctcccccgcttccGCCGTACTTCTCGAGGGTTTCAAGGGAAACAAGACGGCGGTATTCCTTACTGAGGTGCCCGGCTACGCAGCTGACGCTGGCACTGCTgttgccggtgccgctgtctGTTCATCCCACGCTCCAGAGCGGGGGGCCCTTGGTACGAGCGAAGACACGGCGCTGACGGGTAGCGCTGGGATGACAGCGCGACAGTGTTCCCTGTCACCTCAGCTGCCATCCGTCGTGGATCTGTCGCTGCCGTATGATGTCGATATCACTCTGCCACGAAGAGACTTGTGCTCGCCTGTACTCTCGCCCTTGCCGTCACTGGAGTGCATGTCCGTTGGCTACAGTGAAGGGGATCGGCTGAGCTCGCTTGGCGTGCACGACGCGCCTGCGCTGACACGCCATCGTGGGTACCCGGCCGCCTCTGCCATTCCTGAGGCAGCGTCGCTCGTATCGCGTTCCGTGTCGAGCGCGTCGTCGCTAGCCATGGCAAGTACCCTACACACTGCCACCTTGAGTAGCCACTCTGTCTACCCGACGCTGCCGGCAAGACAGCGCCTGCTACCCCCGTCCACCTTGCACCGGGCGAAGTTGGcacgcaccggcagcggcggtggcgctcccCATCGGCAACGATCAGCTACTACGACTGTAGCCGGCAGGAAGGGCATCGCAAGCGACTATACCGCAATCGCCGCGACGCgcccccctgctgctgccgctgctgcaatGACGGCATCGTCGCGCGCTACGTCTGCCGGCTTTGGTGTCAGGTGCAGAGGAgtcgggggaggagggagtcgACGCAGCAGGGCGACGGCCCTGCAACCCCTCACCTACTACTCGCTCCTCGGCAACGCCGGCACCACTAAGTAG